In one Salipiger abyssi genomic region, the following are encoded:
- a CDS encoding ABC transporter permease, producing the protein MHDQPIPRAVRLPALSRLWDSDIAYAFRTSPVAVLSALTIALFMVATLLAPWLAPQNPFDPAALDIMDSNLPPAFTAGGDTRYLLGTDDQGRDLLSGILFGARISLIVGIASVAIAVLIGIGVGLAAGYLGGWVDAVLMRLADIQLAFPAILLALLIDGIARTVLPPDWLADLQIWVIVGAIAISTWVQYARTVRALVMSEKRKEYVLAGHVMGLSNRAIVFRHILPNVLTPVFVIGTINFALAIMIESSLSFLGLGVPPTSPSLGTLIRIGSQYLFSGEWWITLFPALALVTLSLAVNLLGDWMRDTLNPKLGK; encoded by the coding sequence ATGCATGACCAGCCAATCCCCCGCGCCGTCCGGCTCCCTGCCCTGTCGCGGCTCTGGGACAGCGACATCGCCTATGCCTTCCGCACCTCGCCGGTGGCGGTGCTCTCGGCGCTGACAATCGCGCTGTTCATGGTGGCCACACTGCTGGCACCCTGGCTGGCGCCGCAGAACCCGTTCGACCCGGCTGCGCTGGATATCATGGACAGCAACCTGCCCCCGGCCTTCACGGCGGGCGGCGACACCAGATATCTGCTCGGCACCGACGATCAGGGCAGAGACCTCCTGTCGGGCATCCTGTTCGGCGCGCGGATCTCGCTGATCGTCGGCATCGCCTCCGTGGCCATCGCGGTGCTGATCGGTATCGGCGTCGGGCTCGCCGCCGGCTATCTCGGCGGCTGGGTCGACGCGGTGCTGATGCGCCTCGCCGATATCCAGCTTGCGTTTCCCGCGATCCTGCTGGCGCTGCTCATCGACGGCATCGCCCGCACGGTGCTGCCGCCCGACTGGCTGGCGGATCTCCAGATCTGGGTGATCGTCGGCGCCATCGCGATCTCGACATGGGTGCAATACGCGCGCACGGTCCGGGCGCTCGTGATGAGCGAGAAGCGCAAGGAATATGTGCTTGCCGGCCATGTCATGGGGCTGAGCAATCGGGCGATTGTCTTTCGCCACATCCTGCCCAATGTCCTGACGCCGGTCTTCGTGATCGGCACCATCAATTTCGCGCTGGCGATCATGATCGAAAGTTCGCTGAGCTTTCTCGGGCTGGGCGTGCCCCCGACCAGCCCCAGCCTCGGCACGCTGATCCGCATCGGCAGCCAGTACCTGTTCTCCGGCGAATGGTGGATCACCCTGTTTCCCGCCCTGGCGCTGGTCACCCTGTCGCTGGCCGTGAACCTTCTGGGGGACTGGATGCGCGACACCCTGAATCCCAAGCTCGGAAAGTGA
- a CDS encoding NUDIX hydrolase, whose translation MPSHPIHDRPIPAILAVVLRGPDILLVRRANPPDAGLWGFPGGKIESGESLQQAALRELKEETGVSAEALRVFTAVDVFDRDEAGSLRRHFILVAMLCRWTAGTPIAGDDALEARWVEAETLADGDLPLSRDVAEVAAQAAALMREMPA comes from the coding sequence ATGCCATCCCACCCGATACACGACCGCCCCATTCCCGCGATTCTCGCGGTTGTCCTGCGCGGCCCGGACATCCTGCTTGTGCGCCGCGCCAACCCGCCCGATGCCGGCCTCTGGGGCTTTCCCGGCGGCAAGATCGAGAGCGGCGAATCCCTGCAACAGGCGGCCTTGCGCGAGCTGAAGGAAGAGACCGGCGTCAGCGCCGAGGCGCTTCGCGTCTTCACGGCGGTGGACGTCTTCGACCGCGACGAGGCAGGCAGCCTGCGCCGGCATTTCATCCTGGTCGCGATGCTCTGCCGCTGGACCGCAGGCACCCCCATCGCCGGCGACGACGCGCTCGAAGCGCGCTGGGTCGAGGCGGAGACACTCGCCGATGGCGATCTGCCCCTGAGCCGCGATGTCGCCGAGGTCGCGGCTCAGGCCGCCGCGCTGATGCGGGAGATGCCGGCATGA
- a CDS encoding ABC transporter substrate-binding protein, which translates to MKLTCLLGSAVCALSLNLATAQAETLTYAYQGDVQGLDPQALNETFTLGFLGNIYEGLTAYDGDMAIQPALATAWETMSPTTWKITLREGVSFHNGNAFTADDVIFSWRRALTEGSDQKGRARLIEDIEKISDHEIVITTAGPVPTLMQDLVFFYILDEDWAEANGATEATSVADTNSANYANLNTNGTGPFALVERQSGVRTVLERFDGYWTDIPGNVTEAVLTPIQEDPTRVAALLSGKVQLAYPIPLQDWDRLKQTEDVRVMVTPEARTVYLGMDQMRATLERSDVTDANPFKDIRVRQAFAHAINIPAIVDRIMRGSASPAGLMVAPQVTGFDPALNDPYAYDPDQARDLLAEAGYPDGFELQMDCPNDRYVNDEMICQAVVGMLARIGVTVDLLAQTKSKYFAKILAAGGYDTSFYLLAWTPSSMDAYEVLNLLMSCRNQEATTGPFNLGGYCNPEVDALTKQIAVEVDPAERQALISRAFEIAKEDYGYIPLHQQPISWGLANGVEAVQRADNVLDLRTVTIAQ; encoded by the coding sequence ATGAAACTGACCTGCCTGCTTGGCAGCGCCGTCTGTGCGCTGTCTCTGAACCTGGCCACGGCGCAGGCCGAGACGCTGACTTATGCCTATCAGGGCGATGTGCAGGGCCTCGACCCGCAAGCGCTGAACGAGACCTTCACGCTGGGCTTTCTCGGCAATATCTATGAGGGGCTGACGGCCTATGACGGCGACATGGCCATCCAGCCGGCGCTGGCCACCGCGTGGGAGACCATGTCGCCGACCACCTGGAAGATCACGCTTCGCGAGGGCGTCAGCTTTCACAACGGCAACGCCTTTACCGCCGACGATGTGATCTTCTCCTGGCGGCGCGCGCTGACCGAGGGCTCGGACCAGAAAGGCCGCGCGCGGCTTATCGAGGATATCGAAAAGATCTCGGACCACGAGATTGTCATCACCACCGCCGGGCCGGTCCCGACGCTGATGCAGGATCTCGTCTTCTTCTACATTCTCGACGAGGACTGGGCCGAAGCCAACGGCGCGACGGAGGCGACCAGCGTCGCCGATACCAATTCGGCCAATTACGCCAACCTGAACACCAACGGCACCGGCCCCTTTGCGCTGGTCGAGCGCCAGTCGGGCGTGCGCACGGTGCTGGAACGCTTTGACGGGTACTGGACCGACATTCCCGGCAACGTCACCGAGGCGGTGCTGACCCCGATCCAGGAAGACCCCACACGGGTTGCGGCGCTGCTGTCGGGCAAGGTGCAGCTCGCCTATCCCATCCCCCTGCAGGACTGGGACCGCCTGAAGCAGACCGAAGACGTGCGCGTCATGGTCACCCCCGAGGCGCGCACCGTCTATCTGGGCATGGACCAGATGCGCGCGACGCTGGAACGCTCCGACGTAACCGACGCCAACCCGTTCAAGGACATCCGGGTGCGTCAGGCCTTTGCCCACGCGATCAACATCCCCGCGATTGTCGACCGCATCATGCGGGGCTCGGCCAGCCCGGCGGGCCTGATGGTCGCGCCGCAGGTCACCGGGTTCGATCCGGCGCTGAACGATCCCTATGCCTATGATCCGGACCAGGCCCGGGACCTGCTCGCCGAGGCCGGTTATCCCGACGGGTTCGAGCTTCAGATGGATTGCCCGAACGACCGCTATGTCAATGACGAGATGATCTGTCAGGCGGTGGTCGGCATGCTGGCCCGCATCGGGGTCACGGTGGATCTGCTGGCGCAGACCAAATCCAAGTATTTCGCCAAGATCCTCGCCGCAGGCGGCTATGACACCTCCTTCTATCTGCTCGCCTGGACCCCCAGCTCGATGGATGCATACGAGGTCCTGAACCTGCTGATGTCCTGCCGCAACCAAGAGGCCACGACCGGCCCGTTCAACCTCGGTGGCTACTGCAACCCCGAGGTGGACGCGCTGACGAAACAGATCGCGGTGGAGGTCGATCCGGCAGAACGGCAGGCGCTGATCAGCCGGGCCTTCGAGATCGCGAAAGAGGATTACGGCTATATCCCGCTGCACCAGCAACCGATCAGCTGGGGTCTTGCCAACGGTGTCGAGGCCGTCCAGCGCGCCGACAACGTGCTGGATCTGCGCACCGTCACCATCGCCCAATGA
- a CDS encoding dipeptidase, with product MSNALVKRFPWLDGAPVIDGLLPWSRPYLPADANFADQMQRFQTAGITHVSLTVASGRESETDALSNLGELSRLTRDAGIVLTRTAEEIAAAQKEGRFSASLHFQSATPFSRDLQLVDAFFQAGIGRAILAYNEANVFADGCHEPRNAGLSAYGRELVVRMDRAGMRVDLTHCGARTTFDVLEMGLSQPPIFSHSNARALYDHERNITDEQIRAVAEAGGYVGVNGVGFFLGADGPDLPREVARHIAHISGIIGADRVGLGFDFMYLEGSDYAFYHKNKARWPRGYPTPPWSFFQPEQLGDLVAELETAGFGQDEIRGILGGNYLRLTMPGGGVA from the coding sequence ATGAGCAATGCACTCGTCAAGCGCTTCCCATGGCTCGACGGCGCGCCCGTGATCGACGGGCTTCTGCCCTGGTCGCGCCCCTACCTGCCGGCGGATGCGAATTTCGCCGACCAGATGCAGCGCTTTCAGACCGCCGGCATCACCCATGTGTCGCTAACCGTGGCCAGCGGACGGGAATCCGAGACCGATGCGCTCTCCAATCTCGGCGAGCTGTCCCGGCTGACACGCGACGCCGGCATTGTCCTGACGCGGACCGCAGAGGAGATTGCCGCCGCGCAGAAAGAGGGGCGCTTCTCGGCCTCGCTGCACTTCCAGTCGGCGACACCGTTTTCGCGCGATCTGCAACTGGTCGATGCCTTCTTTCAGGCCGGCATCGGGCGCGCGATCCTGGCCTATAACGAGGCGAATGTCTTTGCCGACGGATGCCATGAGCCGCGCAATGCCGGGCTGAGCGCCTATGGCCGCGAGCTGGTGGTGCGGATGGATCGCGCCGGCATGCGGGTCGACCTGACCCATTGCGGCGCGCGAACCACCTTCGATGTGCTGGAGATGGGCCTGTCGCAGCCGCCGATCTTTTCGCATTCGAACGCCCGCGCGCTCTATGACCACGAGCGCAACATCACCGACGAACAGATACGGGCGGTTGCGGAGGCCGGCGGCTATGTCGGCGTCAACGGGGTCGGGTTCTTTCTGGGCGCGGACGGCCCGGACCTGCCGCGCGAGGTCGCGCGCCACATCGCCCATATCTCCGGGATCATCGGCGCCGACCGCGTCGGGCTGGGCTTTGACTTCATGTATCTCGAAGGCAGCGACTATGCCTTCTATCACAAGAACAAGGCGCGGTGGCCGCGCGGCTATCCCACGCCGCCATGGAGCTTTTTCCAGCCGGAACAGCTCGGCGATCTGGTCGCGGAGCTCGAAACCGCCGGCTTCGGTCAGGACGAGATCCGCGGCATCCTCGGCGGCAATTATCTCAGGCTGACGATGCCGGGCGGAGGTGTCGCATGA
- a CDS encoding YbaK/EbsC family protein codes for MSSKSTRRVEDAAAEAGLEITVLAMPESTRTAEDAARACGCETAQIVKSLIFERSDDGSLVLLLIPGDMQADLNAAASDIGGALTRADPKKVRAETGFAIGGVAPLGHLHPLPVFIHPALLAWPSVWAAAGSPRHVFSVDPKTLKDAVGARLLTAPPGTS; via the coding sequence ATGAGCAGCAAGAGCACCCGGCGCGTCGAGGACGCGGCCGCCGAGGCGGGGCTGGAGATCACGGTTCTGGCGATGCCCGAAAGCACGCGCACCGCCGAGGACGCGGCGCGGGCCTGCGGTTGCGAGACCGCGCAGATCGTCAAATCCCTGATCTTCGAGCGCAGCGACGACGGCAGCCTCGTGCTGCTGCTCATCCCCGGGGATATGCAGGCCGATCTGAACGCCGCCGCCAGCGATATCGGCGGCGCCCTGACGCGCGCCGACCCCAAGAAGGTGCGGGCCGAGACAGGCTTTGCGATTGGCGGGGTCGCGCCCCTCGGCCATCTGCATCCGCTGCCGGTCTTCATCCACCCCGCGCTGCTGGCCTGGCCCTCTGTCTGGGCGGCGGCGGGATCGCCGCGACATGTTTTCTCGGTCGATCCCAAAACCCTGAAAGACGCGGTCGGGGCGCGCCTGCTCACGGCCCCGCCGGGGACATCGTGA
- a CDS encoding RidA family protein → MSIARFEPGPRMSQAISAGGFLFVAGQVAEGADATAQTAAILEKIDALLAAAGMDRRNLVSANIWLADIADFNAMNAVWDGWVAKEAAPARACVQSGLAAPQYRVEIAVTAFSPEGAQ, encoded by the coding sequence ATGAGCATCGCACGTTTCGAGCCCGGCCCCCGCATGAGCCAGGCGATCAGCGCCGGCGGCTTCCTCTTTGTCGCGGGACAGGTCGCCGAAGGCGCGGACGCCACGGCGCAGACCGCCGCAATCCTGGAAAAGATCGACGCGCTGCTGGCGGCGGCGGGCATGGACCGGCGCAATCTCGTATCCGCCAATATCTGGCTGGCCGACATTGCCGATTTCAACGCGATGAACGCGGTCTGGGACGGCTGGGTGGCCAAGGAGGCCGCCCCCGCCCGCGCCTGTGTGCAATCGGGCCTGGCCGCGCCGCAATACCGGGTGGAGATCGCCGTGACGGCCTTTTCTCCGGAGGGCGCGCAATGA
- a CDS encoding pyridoxal phosphate-dependent aminotransferase encodes MTVSRIAHIPGIGVDRMGNAADALNSAEMLRLENLDTDIAPPKAAIEATRAAVTRDDANSYLPFLGLHELRRAAAARVSATTGVTYDPEAECIISSGGLSGVLNTLLALIEPGDEVIITDPAYAGLLNRIRLSGGIPKLVPLVVQDGRWRLDLDALKQAVSPKVRAILTMSPSMPSGIVHTHEEWQAICEAAEATDAWIVHDAAMERILFTDAPVLHPASFSGMADRVITIGAASKEYRMIGWRVGWIVGPREIMKDIALVSLTNVVCQGGIAMMGAAAALTAEDDGVAAATAEWKARRDHILSSMDGLPVVSPDGGWSLLIDTVALGMAPGEASQHLFDHGAIAATPMTGWGEDAQAGRYLRFVYANEPVSRMSDLRDRIRRAWSV; translated from the coding sequence GTGACAGTCTCAAGAATTGCGCACATCCCGGGGATCGGCGTCGACCGGATGGGGAACGCGGCGGACGCGCTCAACAGTGCCGAGATGCTCCGTCTCGAAAACCTCGATACCGACATCGCACCGCCCAAGGCGGCCATCGAGGCGACGCGGGCGGCGGTGACCCGGGACGATGCCAACAGCTACCTGCCCTTCCTGGGGCTGCACGAGCTGCGCCGGGCCGCGGCCGCCCGGGTCTCTGCCACGACAGGCGTCACTTACGACCCGGAGGCGGAATGCATCATCTCGTCCGGCGGTCTCTCGGGCGTGCTGAACACGCTGCTGGCGCTGATCGAGCCCGGCGACGAGGTGATCATCACGGATCCGGCCTATGCCGGGCTGCTCAACCGCATCCGCCTCTCCGGCGGCATCCCGAAACTCGTGCCGCTGGTGGTGCAGGACGGTCGCTGGCGGCTCGATCTCGACGCGCTGAAACAGGCGGTCTCGCCGAAGGTCCGGGCGATCCTGACCATGAGCCCCTCGATGCCGAGCGGGATCGTGCACACCCATGAGGAATGGCAGGCGATCTGCGAGGCGGCGGAGGCCACGGATGCCTGGATCGTGCATGACGCCGCGATGGAGCGCATCCTCTTCACCGATGCGCCGGTCCTTCACCCCGCCAGCTTCAGCGGCATGGCAGATCGGGTGATCACCATCGGCGCCGCCTCCAAGGAATACCGGATGATCGGCTGGCGCGTGGGCTGGATCGTCGGCCCGCGCGAGATCATGAAGGACATCGCTCTGGTCAGCCTCACCAATGTCGTGTGCCAGGGCGGCATCGCCATGATGGGCGCGGCGGCGGCCCTGACGGCGGAGGATGACGGCGTGGCCGCGGCTACGGCGGAATGGAAGGCGCGGCGCGATCATATCCTGTCGAGCATGGACGGCCTGCCGGTCGTCTCGCCGGATGGCGGCTGGTCGCTGCTCATTGACACCGTCGCTCTGGGCATGGCGCCGGGCGAGGCCTCGCAGCACCTGTTCGATCATGGCGCCATCGCCGCAACCCCGATGACCGGCTGGGGCGAAGACGCGCAGGCGGGCCGCTATCTGCGCTTTGTCTACGCCAACGAACCGGTCTCCCGCATGAGCGATCTGCGCGACCGCATCCGGAGGGCCTGGTCGGTATGA
- a CDS encoding citrate synthase family protein has protein sequence MPDADTYLSAEQAAETLGISRATLYSYVSRGLIRAVNVEGDPRRRLYDLHDIEQMRRRKSVGRRPRDVAATTLDWGFPVLSSGISQIERGRLGFRGQDAVDWAGHATLEDTARLLWSCGDSDPFAGAAAPEAGWDGGLLERAAGLPLTERCQALLPFVAAGRATAWQRASPRLWHGAVALLRATAAAASGTAPGARPVHEHLSSAWGLDPAAEQVVRRALVLLADHELNASAFAVRVVASTGASLGACLTAGLSALSGPLHGGTISLVERLLEDCHGDAEAEVETRLRRGEGVPGFGHPLYPDGDPRAAALLPLLPPDPERDALVSVMAETVGKLPNVDFALAAIRLAFDLPKDSGHVVFAVGRTVGWIAHALEQYGEGKLIRPRAQYTGPAPGRDAEM, from the coding sequence ATGCCCGACGCAGATACCTATCTCAGCGCGGAACAGGCCGCCGAGACCCTCGGCATCAGCCGCGCAACGCTCTATTCCTATGTCAGCCGGGGGTTGATCCGCGCCGTGAACGTGGAGGGAGATCCACGCCGCCGCCTCTACGATCTGCATGACATCGAACAGATGCGGCGGCGCAAGAGTGTCGGGCGGCGCCCGCGCGACGTGGCGGCGACGACGCTCGACTGGGGCTTTCCCGTGCTGTCCTCCGGCATCTCACAGATCGAGCGCGGACGTCTCGGCTTTCGCGGTCAGGATGCCGTGGACTGGGCCGGGCACGCGACGCTGGAAGACACCGCGCGCCTGCTCTGGTCCTGTGGCGACAGCGACCCCTTTGCCGGGGCGGCGGCACCGGAGGCCGGTTGGGATGGCGGGCTTCTGGAGCGGGCGGCGGGGCTGCCGCTGACGGAGCGGTGTCAGGCGTTGCTGCCCTTCGTCGCGGCGGGCCGGGCGACCGCGTGGCAACGCGCCAGCCCGCGGCTCTGGCACGGTGCGGTGGCGCTGTTGCGAGCCACCGCCGCTGCCGCCAGCGGCACGGCGCCGGGGGCTCGGCCCGTCCACGAACATCTCTCGTCGGCCTGGGGGCTCGATCCTGCGGCGGAGCAAGTCGTCCGCCGGGCGCTGGTGCTGCTGGCCGATCACGAACTGAACGCCTCGGCCTTCGCGGTGCGCGTGGTCGCCTCGACCGGCGCGTCGCTTGGGGCCTGCCTGACCGCAGGGCTCTCGGCGCTCAGCGGGCCGTTGCACGGCGGAACGATCAGCCTTGTCGAGCGGCTGCTTGAGGATTGTCACGGCGATGCCGAAGCGGAGGTCGAGACGCGGCTGCGGCGGGGGGAGGGGGTGCCCGGCTTCGGCCATCCGCTCTATCCCGATGGAGATCCGAGGGCGGCGGCGCTGTTGCCGCTGCTGCCGCCCGATCCCGAGAGGGATGCGCTTGTCTCGGTCATGGCGGAGACGGTCGGCAAGTTGCCGAATGTCGATTTCGCGCTGGCCGCGATCCGCCTCGCGTTCGACCTGCCGAAGGACAGCGGGCATGTCGTCTTTGCGGTGGGCCGCACGGTCGGCTGGATCGCCCATGCGCTGGAGCAATATGGCGAGGGCAAGCTGATCCGCCCTCGGGCGCAGTATACCGGCCCTGCGCCTGGCCGTGATGCGGAGATGTGA
- a CDS encoding GntR family transcriptional regulator, with protein sequence MSEAQTKRGDRAQHIHFLIRDAIITGKLAPGSALRQEELAKTYASSRMPIREALRSLSAEGLVQLIPNRGAIVAPIDPNELRENFEMREAAETLAIRLALPHLSNAHIDRAAEIQDQIESCKIEDFGRLNKAFHLSLYEPSNRPRLLAHIGSLHDIAERYHRFTLQQLDYFDRSSADHRAIVDACYKRDAERAISLTSSHIVDAGKTLESYLRNV encoded by the coding sequence ATGAGCGAGGCACAGACGAAGCGCGGCGACCGCGCGCAGCACATTCATTTCCTGATCCGCGATGCGATCATCACCGGCAAACTCGCGCCGGGCAGCGCCCTGCGTCAGGAAGAGCTTGCCAAGACCTATGCCTCCAGCCGCATGCCGATCCGCGAGGCCCTGCGATCGCTGAGCGCAGAAGGGCTGGTGCAGCTCATCCCGAACCGCGGTGCCATCGTCGCGCCGATCGACCCGAACGAGCTTCGCGAGAATTTCGAGATGCGGGAGGCGGCGGAGACCCTCGCCATCCGTCTCGCCCTGCCACATCTGTCGAACGCCCATATCGACCGGGCGGCCGAGATCCAGGACCAGATCGAGAGCTGCAAGATCGAGGATTTCGGCAGACTGAACAAGGCGTTCCACCTTTCGCTCTACGAGCCGTCAAACCGTCCCAGATTGTTGGCGCATATCGGCAGCCTGCACGATATCGCCGAGCGCTATCATCGCTTTACCCTGCAACAGCTCGACTATTTCGATCGCTCGTCAGCGGATCACAGGGCCATTGTCGACGCGTGCTACAAACGGGACGCGGAGAGGGCCATCAGCCTGACATCGTCTCACATCGTCGATGCCGGCAAAACGCTCGAAAGCTACCTGCGAAACGTGTGA
- a CDS encoding citrate synthase/methylcitrate synthase — MTDHVKSLSPAQAAPGLDDVIAAETGLCLVDGAVGRLVLRGYDLHALADWSFEAVLALLWQGLTPAEMTEAEIRHALGTARCRLFAKAEALLPATDDLSPVEALRLLLSSLADAERMPHHILAVAAAPVFAAAIARRRAGQAPVAPDATLGHAADFLRMLRGDLPGAAHVRALDTYLVTVADHGLNASTFTARVIASTRAGLISSVVGGLCALKGPLHGGAPGPVLDMLDAIGSEADIRPWITAALARGARLMGFGHRIYRVRDPRADVLKGVVGSLRADGTRIAFAEQVEAEALAQLAEKKPLRPPETNVEFYTALVLEALGFPRDSFTNVFAVGRMAGWTAHVLEQEAQGRLIRPQSRYVGPMPGHASAAG; from the coding sequence ATGACCGATCATGTGAAATCCCTCTCGCCCGCCCAAGCCGCCCCAGGGCTTGACGATGTCATTGCCGCCGAGACCGGCCTTTGCCTCGTCGACGGGGCCGTCGGACGGCTGGTTCTGCGCGGCTACGATCTGCATGCCCTCGCCGACTGGAGTTTCGAGGCGGTTCTTGCCCTGCTGTGGCAGGGTCTCACCCCGGCAGAGATGACGGAGGCCGAGATTCGCCATGCGCTCGGCACCGCGCGCTGCCGGCTTTTCGCGAAGGCCGAGGCGCTCCTGCCCGCGACCGACGACCTGTCTCCGGTCGAGGCGTTGCGGCTGCTGCTGTCGTCGCTGGCCGATGCCGAACGCATGCCGCATCATATCCTCGCGGTGGCAGCGGCACCGGTCTTCGCCGCCGCAATCGCCCGTCGCCGGGCCGGTCAGGCGCCGGTTGCGCCGGACGCAACGCTTGGCCATGCCGCCGATTTCCTGCGCATGCTGCGCGGCGATCTTCCCGGCGCGGCGCATGTGCGCGCGCTCGACACCTATCTGGTAACCGTTGCCGATCATGGGCTGAACGCCTCGACCTTCACCGCGCGCGTGATCGCCTCGACGCGGGCGGGGCTAATCTCTTCGGTGGTCGGCGGGCTCTGTGCCCTGAAGGGGCCGCTGCATGGCGGCGCGCCAGGCCCGGTTCTGGACATGCTGGATGCGATCGGATCCGAGGCCGATATCCGTCCGTGGATCACTGCGGCGCTGGCGCGCGGCGCGCGGCTGATGGGCTTCGGCCACCGGATCTACCGCGTGCGCGATCCGCGCGCCGATGTGCTGAAAGGCGTTGTCGGAAGTTTGCGCGCCGACGGCACCCGCATCGCCTTTGCCGAGCAGGTGGAAGCCGAAGCGCTGGCACAGCTCGCCGAAAAGAAACCGCTGCGCCCGCCGGAGACCAATGTAGAGTTCTACACCGCGCTGGTGCTCGAAGCCCTTGGCTTTCCGCGCGACAGCTTCACCAATGTCTTTGCCGTCGGACGCATGGCCGGCTGGACCGCCCATGTGCTGGAGCAGGAGGCGCAGGGGCGGCTGATCCGTCCGCAATCGCGCTATGTCGGCCCGATGCCGGGGCATGCAAGCGCGGCTGGATAG
- a CDS encoding ABC transporter permease, whose translation MPALILKRLTESILVLLVVALIAFLLFRFVGDPVSSMVGQDTSLSDRAALRDALGLDDPVLVQFGRFLANVVQGDFGVSYRHRIPVADLLAERLPATLELALVATILAISVGILLGVYTAIHRRKPLAQLIMTGSLIGVSLPTFLIGILLILVFGVWLRWLPTYGRGEVVDIAGWSTGLLTASGWASLVLPAFTLALFQLTLFLRLVRAEMLDVLATDYIRFCRARGIPAKSLYFRHALKNTLIPVITVMGLQIGSIIAFSIITESVFQWPGVGLMFIQAIGDADVPVMSAYLLMVAFVFVAVNLAVDLLYVQIDPRLRHA comes from the coding sequence ATGCCCGCCTTAATCCTGAAGAGACTGACCGAGAGCATTCTCGTGCTGCTTGTCGTCGCCCTGATCGCCTTCCTGCTGTTCCGCTTCGTCGGAGACCCCGTGTCTTCGATGGTGGGGCAGGATACCAGCCTGTCGGACCGGGCGGCACTGCGCGACGCGCTGGGTCTCGACGATCCGGTCCTCGTCCAGTTCGGCCGCTTCCTCGCCAATGTCGTCCAGGGCGATTTCGGCGTCTCCTACCGGCACCGCATCCCGGTTGCCGACCTCCTGGCAGAGCGCCTGCCGGCAACCCTGGAACTTGCGCTCGTCGCCACCATCCTCGCGATTTCGGTCGGCATCCTGCTGGGGGTCTACACCGCCATCCACCGCCGGAAACCGCTGGCGCAGCTCATCATGACAGGCTCGCTCATCGGGGTTTCGCTGCCGACCTTCCTCATCGGCATCCTGCTCATCCTGGTCTTCGGCGTCTGGCTCCGCTGGCTGCCGACCTACGGGCGCGGCGAGGTGGTCGATATCGCCGGCTGGAGCACCGGGCTTCTGACCGCCTCGGGCTGGGCCTCGCTGGTGCTGCCCGCCTTCACCCTGGCGCTGTTTCAGTTGACGCTGTTCCTGCGGCTGGTGCGGGCCGAGATGCTCGACGTGCTGGCAACCGATTATATCCGCTTCTGCCGCGCGCGCGGCATTCCCGCGAAATCGCTCTATTTCCGCCACGCGCTGAAGAACACGCTGATCCCGGTCATCACCGTCATGGGGCTCCAGATCGGGTCGATCATCGCCTTCTCGATCATCACCGAGAGCGTGTTTCAGTGGCCCGGTGTCGGGCTGATGTTCATCCAGGCCATCGGCGATGCCGACGTGCCCGTCATGTCCGCCTATCTGCTGATGGTCGCCTTCGTCTTCGTGGCCGTCAATCTGGCCGTCGATCTTCTCTATGTGCAAATTGACCCGAGGTTGCGCCATGCATGA